The Triticum aestivum cultivar Chinese Spring chromosome 3A, IWGSC CS RefSeq v2.1, whole genome shotgun sequence genome includes a region encoding these proteins:
- the LOC123061950 gene encoding uncharacterized protein gives MAAEGAELGSPAPAQPPAPKRRKIEPSRRSRPPSQTAIDKDKVVASSNSSVSGTPLARVDLNKVREAKRFAVLQAQHEGCLGSFKSFDSLFGNYIVPVTPSDDFFEQIAKK, from the exons ATGGCGGCGGAGGGAGCGGAGCTTGGTTCCCCGGCGCCGGCGCAGCCGCCGGCACCGAAGCGGCGGAAGATCGAACCGTCTCGGAG GAGCAGACCTCCTTCTCAAACTGCTATTGATAAGGACAAAGTGGTGGCATCATCCAATTCATCG GTTTCAGGTACACCGCTAGCAAGAGTGGATCTCAACAAAGTTAGAGAGGCAAAGAGATTTGCTGTCCTTCAAGCACAGCACGAGGGATGCCTGGGAAGCTTCAAAAGCTTTGATTCTCTGTTTGGAAATTATATTGTTCCTGTTACCCCAAGTGATGACTTCTTCGAGCAAATTGCAAAGAAGTGA